The following are from one region of the Gloeomargarita lithophora Alchichica-D10 genome:
- a CDS encoding DUF5132 domain-containing protein has protein sequence MEFEALFLGLEPVTALAVGVGVLVLAPLVGMATKSELADSARETAKKTLVVVFEAFDKAQSAVAEAGESLQDLVAEAKAERTASQNGASAPPQEVNLSD, from the coding sequence ATGGAATTTGAAGCTTTGTTTTTGGGATTGGAACCCGTGACGGCGCTGGCCGTTGGGGTGGGGGTTTTGGTCTTAGCTCCCCTGGTGGGCATGGCGACCAAGAGCGAATTGGCCGATTCTGCGCGGGAAACCGCCAAGAAAACCCTGGTGGTGGTTTTTGAGGCTTTTGATAAGGCGCAAAGTGCGGTAGCGGAAGCCGGGGAATCGTTACAGGATTTGGTGGCGGAGGCAAAGGCGGAACGGACGGCTTCCCAAAATGGAGCCAGCGCTCCCCCGCAGGAAGTGAATCTGAGTGATTAA
- a CDS encoding putative bifunctional diguanylate cyclase/phosphodiesterase produces MAGLGFILLLFFGLLGFSRWWHLRDKYGFFNQLEVGLALVNHQGRIGWANDYFCTLSGYDRLALSGMKPKEEWPLRTVPWGSYRACVWAGGDGYRSFFENAIEGIFQTTVDGRYLRVNPALARIYGYHSPAELVVNLTNIAQQLYVDSQRRAEFVRLLQQQDQVCDFEAEIYRKDGSRIWIAENARAVRDGQGRLLYYEGTVEDITRRKQAEDQLLRHAFYDPLTGLANRALCLERLREWLAQERYFTLLFLDLDRFKLVNDTLGHTVGDELLVQVGQRLQAWLTPADLVARWAGDEFVILLGTGVPAAQQWAEQVLSYLTQPLTIREQEVVVAASIGMVASQGYTQPETLLRDADTAMYQAKLRGKAQWALFDTQMRAQIAGRLQLELDLRRVIERQELVLHYQPIVALATERVVGWEALVRWQHPQRGLISPGEFIPLAEEIGFTLVLGQWVLQTATGQLRHWQQQGLCDDQVYMSVNLSGRQVAHSRLVAWVQTALQESGLLPRCLRLEVTENSISEGVERVVSHLTTLGALGVGLSIDDFGTGYSSLSRLHQFPMDMLKIDRSFICSLGQPGPATNLVQGIVTLAASLEMQVVAEGIETPAQLWELKNMGVTYGQGFLLAKPCPDPWLSVA; encoded by the coding sequence ATGGCCGGACTGGGGTTTATATTACTGTTATTTTTTGGGCTATTGGGTTTCAGCCGGTGGTGGCACCTACGGGATAAATATGGTTTTTTTAACCAGTTGGAGGTGGGGTTGGCCTTGGTCAATCACCAGGGGCGGATTGGTTGGGCGAATGATTATTTCTGTACATTGTCTGGCTATGACCGACTGGCTCTATCGGGGATGAAGCCTAAAGAAGAATGGCCTCTGCGGACGGTTCCCTGGGGTTCGTACCGAGCCTGTGTGTGGGCGGGGGGGGACGGCTATCGCAGTTTTTTTGAAAATGCCATTGAGGGGATTTTTCAAACCACTGTGGATGGCCGTTACCTACGGGTGAATCCGGCGTTGGCACGCATTTATGGCTATCATTCCCCGGCGGAATTGGTGGTCAATTTGACTAACATTGCCCAGCAGTTGTATGTGGATTCGCAGCGGCGGGCGGAGTTTGTGCGCCTGTTGCAACAGCAGGATCAGGTGTGCGACTTCGAGGCGGAAATCTACCGCAAGGATGGCTCCCGGATTTGGATTGCGGAAAATGCCCGGGCGGTGCGGGATGGGCAGGGGCGATTGCTGTACTACGAGGGGACCGTGGAGGATATTACCCGCCGCAAACAGGCGGAGGATCAGTTACTGCGGCACGCTTTTTATGACCCGTTGACGGGGCTGGCAAATCGGGCGTTGTGTTTGGAGCGGTTGCGGGAATGGTTGGCGCAGGAACGGTATTTTACCCTGTTGTTTTTGGATTTAGACCGGTTCAAATTGGTGAATGATACCCTGGGGCATACGGTGGGGGATGAATTGCTGGTGCAGGTGGGGCAAAGGTTGCAGGCGTGGTTGACCCCGGCGGACTTGGTGGCACGGTGGGCGGGGGATGAGTTTGTGATTTTGCTGGGGACGGGGGTGCCAGCGGCGCAACAGTGGGCGGAACAGGTGTTGTCCTACCTGACGCAACCCTTGACCATTCGGGAGCAGGAGGTGGTGGTGGCGGCCAGTATTGGCATGGTGGCGAGTCAGGGTTACACGCAACCGGAGACGCTTTTGCGGGATGCGGATACGGCGATGTACCAGGCGAAACTGCGGGGCAAGGCGCAATGGGCGTTGTTTGATACCCAAATGCGGGCGCAGATCGCCGGGCGGTTACAACTGGAGTTGGATTTGCGCCGGGTGATCGAACGGCAGGAATTAGTACTGCATTATCAACCCATTGTGGCCCTAGCGACGGAGCGGGTGGTGGGGTGGGAAGCCCTGGTGCGGTGGCAACATCCCCAGCGGGGTTTGATCTCGCCGGGGGAATTTATCCCGTTGGCAGAGGAAATCGGTTTTACGCTAGTGCTGGGGCAGTGGGTACTCCAGACGGCCACCGGGCAACTGCGCCACTGGCAACAGCAGGGGCTTTGTGATGACCAGGTTTATATGAGTGTGAATCTCTCCGGTCGGCAGGTTGCCCATTCCCGTCTGGTGGCGTGGGTGCAAACCGCCCTGCAGGAAAGTGGTCTGCTGCCCCGGTGTTTGCGGTTGGAGGTCACCGAAAATAGTATCAGCGAGGGTGTAGAGCGGGTGGTCAGCCATTTGACGACCCTGGGTGCGCTGGGGGTTGGCCTAAGTATTGATGATTTTGGCACCGGCTATTCCTCCCTCAGCCGCTTGCACCAGTTCCCGATGGATATGTTGAAAATTGACCGTTCCTTTATCTGTTCCTTGGGACAGCCTGGGCCAGCCACTAATCTTGTCCAGGGCATCGTCACCCTGGCGGCGAGCTTGGAAATGCAGGTGGTGGCCGAGGGCATTGAAACCCCAGCGCAACTCTGGGAATTGAAAAACATGGGGGTCACCTACGGCCAGGGATTTTTATTGGCGAAACCCTGCCCCGATCCGTGGCTGTCGGTGGCGTGA
- a CDS encoding polysaccharide deacetylase family protein: MLKSKGQTRRKASLWPALLAGLGVGVLAGVVAVVVMAPERLSSLWPGQKAGTVSEDCTAGTLTQVNFLTCWHLPVTATMAQQRWDAVTFAASLGDELVPFLRREPWPGIAPAAKTARVPVMMYHDILPEKQVFFDVTPQEFEAHLQLIQEQGLTPVSLDALVTHLRTGLPLPPKPILLTFDDGYAGHYEYVYPLLKKYNYPASFGIYTKAVGETAGRPKVTWAQLREMVQNPLITITSHSVTHPGDLRSLDDTALERELTESKEILERELGKPIYYFTYPVGYYDDRVKAATQKAGYLAALTMRNGEEFYAGQSGDLLTIERFGQSRLPNLLSTAWGGASLAAPLAGVDFRAEIGLQRTSVEGVDLVLVSGGRPITYHADSRYQVEEFLPKEPRATAVVDGGFFSLESLTSNIMIGPVYAQNTRQFIPGGNGDNPKLKGRPLVVITPKTVQFLPFDPLKHNTLAGIQAQVPGVTDLFVASAWLVKDGQPRDYASFENLFGFDAYRHRAFWGLNQSGQPMIGISTNRVDSVNLGRALAQAGFREAVMLDSGASAALAYQGKRYTEYEPRPTPHAVLLVPPATP; encoded by the coding sequence ATGCTCAAAAGCAAAGGGCAAACCCGGCGTAAAGCATCCCTCTGGCCTGCCCTGCTGGCGGGTTTGGGCGTGGGAGTGTTGGCGGGGGTGGTTGCCGTGGTGGTGATGGCTCCCGAACGGCTGAGTTCCCTTTGGCCAGGGCAGAAGGCGGGGACGGTGAGTGAAGATTGTACCGCAGGGACATTGACCCAGGTGAATTTCCTCACCTGCTGGCACCTCCCCGTGACGGCAACCATGGCCCAACAGCGGTGGGATGCGGTCACTTTTGCGGCCAGTTTAGGGGATGAATTGGTTCCTTTTTTGCGGCGGGAACCTTGGCCGGGGATTGCGCCTGCGGCCAAAACCGCCCGGGTGCCGGTGATGATGTACCACGATATTTTGCCGGAGAAACAGGTTTTTTTTGATGTTACGCCCCAGGAGTTTGAAGCCCATCTGCAATTGATTCAAGAACAGGGCTTAACCCCGGTGAGTTTGGATGCGCTGGTGACCCATTTGCGTACCGGTTTGCCCCTGCCGCCCAAGCCGATTTTACTCACCTTTGATGATGGCTATGCGGGGCATTATGAGTACGTTTATCCCCTGTTGAAAAAGTACAATTACCCGGCTTCCTTTGGGATTTATACCAAGGCGGTGGGGGAAACGGCGGGTCGTCCCAAGGTGACCTGGGCGCAGTTGCGGGAGATGGTGCAAAACCCTCTCATTACCATTACTTCCCATAGCGTGACCCACCCTGGGGATTTGCGTTCCCTGGATGATACCGCCCTGGAGCGGGAATTAACCGAATCCAAGGAGATTTTGGAGCGGGAATTGGGCAAGCCTATTTATTATTTCACCTATCCGGTGGGGTATTACGATGACCGGGTGAAGGCGGCCACCCAAAAGGCGGGTTATCTGGCGGCCTTGACCATGCGGAATGGGGAGGAATTTTATGCGGGGCAATCGGGGGATTTGTTGACCATTGAGCGCTTTGGCCAATCCCGTTTACCAAATTTGCTGAGTACGGCCTGGGGCGGGGCTTCCCTGGCGGCTCCCTTGGCGGGGGTGGATTTTAGGGCAGAGATTGGCCTCCAACGTACCTCAGTGGAGGGGGTGGATTTAGTTCTGGTCAGTGGCGGGCGACCGATTACTTACCATGCGGATTCCCGTTACCAGGTGGAGGAATTTTTGCCAAAAGAACCCCGGGCGACGGCGGTGGTGGATGGGGGTTTTTTCTCCCTAGAATCACTCACTTCCAATATCATGATCGGGCCGGTGTATGCCCAAAATACCCGGCAATTTATCCCCGGCGGCAATGGGGACAATCCCAAACTCAAGGGTCGGCCTTTGGTGGTAATCACGCCGAAAACGGTGCAATTTCTCCCCTTTGACCCCCTCAAACACAACACCCTGGCGGGGATACAGGCCCAGGTGCCGGGGGTGACGGATTTGTTTGTGGCTTCGGCTTGGTTGGTCAAGGACGGTCAGCCGCGGGATTACGCTAGTTTTGAGAACTTATTTGGTTTTGATGCCTACCGCCACCGGGCGTTTTGGGGCTTGAACCAGAGCGGTCAGCCGATGATCGGCATTTCCACCAACCGAGTAGATTCGGTGAATTTGGGGCGAGCTTTAGCACAGGCCGGGTTTCGGGAGGCGGTGATGTTGGACTCCGGGGCCAGTGCCGCCCTCGCCTACCAGGGCAAACGTTACACCGAATACGAACCCCGTCCCACCCCCCATGCGGTGTTGTTGGTGCCTCCGGCTACCCCGTGA
- a CDS encoding ribonuclease Z: MEITFLGTSSGVPTRGRNVSSIGLKLPQRPEVWLFDCGEGTQHQLLRSELKSSQIRRVFVTHMHGDHIFGLMGLLASCGLAGNNHRVDIYGPEDLSGYIKACLRYSQMRFAFPVQVHGVTPGVVYEDGEFQVTCAPLKHRVPAFGYRVGERQRAGEFDVGKAQKLGIPPGPVYGRLKRGETVTLPDGRVVEGKDFAGIPQAGRHFVYCTDTIYCDQAVALAQGADVLVHEATFAHQDAALAFERLHSTSTMAAQVALAAGVKQLILTHFSPRYAPGNALQLSDLLAEAQAIFPHTALASDFFTYAIPRCQTTPAMAVGAG; this comes from the coding sequence GTGGAAATCACATTTTTGGGAACCAGTTCGGGGGTGCCAACCCGGGGGCGAAATGTCTCCAGCATTGGCCTGAAATTGCCCCAGCGGCCAGAGGTCTGGCTGTTTGATTGTGGCGAAGGCACCCAGCATCAACTGTTACGCAGTGAACTGAAGTCCAGTCAAATTCGCCGGGTTTTTGTCACCCACATGCACGGGGATCATATTTTTGGCCTAATGGGGCTGTTGGCGAGTTGTGGCTTGGCGGGCAACAATCACCGGGTGGACATTTACGGGCCGGAGGATTTGAGTGGCTATATCAAAGCCTGTTTGCGCTATAGCCAGATGCGGTTTGCCTTCCCGGTGCAGGTGCATGGGGTCACGCCGGGGGTGGTCTATGAGGATGGGGAATTTCAGGTGACCTGCGCGCCTTTGAAGCATCGGGTGCCCGCCTTTGGGTATCGGGTGGGGGAGCGTCAGCGGGCGGGGGAATTTGATGTGGGGAAAGCCCAAAAGCTGGGGATTCCGCCGGGGCCGGTGTATGGTCGCTTGAAACGGGGGGAAACGGTGACTTTGCCAGATGGCCGGGTGGTGGAGGGCAAAGACTTTGCTGGTATTCCCCAAGCGGGGCGGCATTTTGTGTACTGCACGGATACCATTTACTGTGACCAGGCGGTGGCTTTGGCGCAGGGGGCGGATGTGTTGGTGCATGAGGCGACCTTTGCCCACCAGGATGCGGCCTTGGCCTTTGAACGGCTCCATTCCACTTCGACAATGGCGGCGCAGGTGGCTTTGGCCGCTGGGGTCAAGCAGTTGATCCTCACCCACTTCAGCCCCCGCTACGCGCCGGGGAATGCCCTGCAATTAAGTGATTTGCTCGCCGAAGCCCAGGCGATTTTTCCCCATACGGCCTTGGCCAGTGATTTCTTTACCTATGCCATTCCCCGTTGCCAAACTACGCCAGCAATGGCGGTGGGGGCGGGTTGA
- a CDS encoding type III pantothenate kinase, with translation MNALGLIAGNSRYHWGWLQNGQLKRTWHTPWHSPTTTWVQNHCAWPLVVVSPVPAQVQLWQKHNQAKVITLSDIPLPGIYATLGIDRALAAWGASQLYGSPVLVIDAGTAISLNAVDERGQFMGGAILPGLALQCQSLHRGTGALPAVTWPLELPALWANDTIEAIQSGIGYTVVAGLNFYLKQWAGKVVITGGDGAWLGRQLRGDRPDLLWQPDLLLRCLALWGQIPRGASRLG, from the coding sequence GTGAATGCCCTGGGTTTAATCGCCGGGAATAGCCGTTATCACTGGGGTTGGTTGCAAAATGGACAATTAAAACGCACCTGGCATACCCCTTGGCATAGCCCCACGACCACCTGGGTGCAAAACCATTGTGCTTGGCCGCTGGTGGTGGTATCGCCCGTCCCGGCGCAGGTGCAGTTGTGGCAAAAACATAACCAGGCCAAAGTAATTACCTTGTCTGACATTCCTCTGCCAGGGATATATGCCACTTTGGGGATAGACCGGGCGTTGGCCGCCTGGGGAGCGAGTCAATTGTATGGTTCGCCGGTGTTGGTGATTGATGCGGGGACGGCGATTAGCCTGAATGCGGTGGATGAACGGGGGCAATTTATGGGCGGGGCAATTTTGCCGGGTTTAGCATTACAATGTCAAAGCCTACACCGGGGAACGGGCGCATTGCCAGCGGTGACTTGGCCGTTAGAATTACCCGCTTTGTGGGCGAACGATACGATAGAAGCGATCCAAAGCGGCATTGGTTATACGGTGGTGGCGGGGTTGAATTTTTATCTAAAACAATGGGCGGGCAAGGTAGTGATCACGGGGGGCGATGGGGCGTGGTTGGGGCGGCAGTTGCGGGGCGACCGACCGGATTTGCTCTGGCAACCGGATTTACTCTTACGATGTCTTGCGCTGTGGGGGCAAATTCCTAGGGGTGCATCTCGCTTGGGTTAG
- a CDS encoding 5'-nucleotidase produces the protein MPYSLTGLLVIGISSRALFDLSREDGIFQQEGLAAYSTYQREHEQEILPRGTAFPLVQALLKLNELTDKRLVEVIIMSRNSPDTGLRIFHAIQHYGLDITRAALTGGESIVPYFQAFHLDLLLSREESEVQGAIDAGIAAALLYHPPLDMTPLDGRVRIAFDGDAVLFSDEAELVYKQQGLAAFCTHEQERADQPLPAGPFAKFLHTLSTIQQQVPPEQAPVRIALVTARSSPAHERVIKTLRAWGVRVDAAFFLGGLTKDAVLQAFGAQIFFDDQEVHLEPASQVVPSGRVPYRSDSPLRQVSS, from the coding sequence ATGCCCTATTCCTTGACTGGCCTATTGGTAATTGGGATTTCCTCGCGGGCGTTGTTTGACCTGAGCCGGGAGGATGGGATTTTCCAGCAGGAAGGCTTGGCCGCCTACAGCACCTACCAGCGGGAACATGAGCAGGAAATTCTGCCGCGGGGGACGGCTTTTCCTTTGGTGCAGGCACTGCTGAAGTTAAATGAATTGACGGATAAACGTCTCGTTGAAGTAATTATTATGTCCCGCAATAGTCCTGACACGGGACTGCGGATTTTTCATGCTATTCAGCACTATGGGCTGGATATTACCCGTGCCGCATTAACCGGGGGTGAGTCCATCGTGCCCTATTTTCAGGCGTTTCATCTGGATTTATTGCTCTCGCGGGAGGAATCGGAGGTGCAGGGGGCGATTGATGCGGGGATTGCCGCCGCTCTGTTGTACCATCCTCCCCTGGACATGACCCCGTTGGATGGGCGGGTGCGGATTGCCTTTGATGGGGATGCGGTTTTATTCTCCGATGAGGCGGAATTGGTCTATAAACAACAGGGTTTGGCGGCATTTTGTACCCACGAACAGGAACGGGCGGATCAGCCGTTACCGGCGGGGCCATTTGCCAAGTTTCTGCACACCCTCAGTACGATCCAACAGCAGGTACCCCCGGAACAAGCCCCGGTACGGATTGCCCTGGTGACGGCGCGCAGTAGCCCTGCCCACGAACGGGTGATTAAAACCCTGCGGGCGTGGGGGGTGCGGGTGGATGCGGCATTTTTCCTGGGCGGATTGACCAAGGATGCGGTCCTACAGGCGTTTGGGGCGCAAATTTTCTTTGATGACCAGGAGGTGCATTTGGAACCCGCTTCCCAGGTGGTGCCGAGTGGCCGCGTGCCCTATCGGAGTGATTCGCCCCTGCGCCAGGTAAGCTCTTAA
- a CDS encoding gamma carbonic anhydrase family protein, which produces MSDFGEINCARPDIRCASFVAPNATLVGDVRLGLDANIWYQAVLRGDCSPIILGQGTNIQDGCILHGDPDAPTVLGDWVTVGHRAVIHSAQIESGTLIGIGAIVLNGVTVGTGCIVGAGALVTKSLPDYSLAVGLPAKVVREVTPQEAAGLITHAQHYVTLARQHSRQVLEGEGSPNTGLR; this is translated from the coding sequence ATGAGTGATTTTGGGGAGATCAACTGCGCTCGCCCGGATATACGTTGCGCCAGTTTTGTGGCTCCCAATGCCACCCTGGTCGGGGATGTGCGCTTGGGGTTAGATGCCAATATCTGGTATCAGGCGGTTTTGCGGGGGGATTGTAGCCCGATTATTTTAGGACAAGGTACTAATATTCAAGATGGGTGTATTCTGCACGGCGACCCCGACGCACCAACGGTCTTGGGGGATTGGGTCACGGTGGGACATCGGGCGGTAATTCACAGTGCCCAAATTGAAAGCGGTACTTTGATTGGGATCGGCGCAATTGTCCTCAATGGGGTAACGGTGGGAACCGGGTGCATCGTGGGGGCGGGTGCCCTGGTGACCAAATCTTTGCCGGATTATTCCCTCGCTGTGGGTCTGCCCGCCAAGGTGGTGCGGGAGGTGACTCCCCAGGAAGCCGCCGGTTTAATCACCCACGCCCAACATTATGTGACCCTCGCCCGCCAGCACAGCCGTCAGGTTTTGGAGGGGGAGGGTTCCCCAAACACGGGACTCAGGTAG
- a CDS encoding TPM domain-containing protein encodes MGLFLLVVLGLGLGVSPAMAYDNPDLLPSQPTPIIDLNRSLTAVQELTLGQELEQFEREQGWKLRVVTQYDRTPGKAVKEFWGLDEHSVLLVADPRGGNLLSFNVGDAVYAKMPRLFWIELQARFGNLFYVREHGEDQAIIEALHSVETCLVREQGCKVVPGLPQEQWLLTLITSLVGGVICGFAAQPRREGQGIAWQWVLIFSPLWGMLFISFGLGPVVTRTSDWLPVVRNVAGFAIGALVAYLSPVFGEPSPSKT; translated from the coding sequence ATGGGTTTATTTTTGTTGGTGGTATTGGGTTTGGGGCTAGGGGTATCGCCAGCGATGGCCTATGACAACCCGGATTTATTGCCCAGTCAGCCCACGCCGATTATTGACCTGAATCGTTCGCTCACCGCTGTGCAGGAATTGACCCTCGGCCAGGAACTGGAGCAATTCGAGCGGGAGCAGGGCTGGAAACTGCGGGTGGTCACCCAGTACGACCGCACCCCCGGCAAGGCGGTCAAGGAATTTTGGGGTTTAGATGAGCATAGTGTACTGCTGGTGGCCGACCCCCGGGGTGGGAATTTGCTGAGTTTTAATGTGGGGGATGCGGTTTACGCCAAAATGCCGCGCCTGTTTTGGATTGAATTGCAAGCCCGGTTTGGCAATTTGTTCTACGTCCGGGAGCATGGGGAAGACCAGGCCATTATTGAGGCTCTGCACTCGGTAGAAACCTGTCTGGTGCGGGAACAGGGGTGTAAAGTAGTCCCCGGTTTGCCCCAGGAGCAATGGTTATTAACCCTGATCACCTCCTTGGTGGGGGGAGTCATTTGCGGGTTTGCCGCCCAACCCCGCCGGGAAGGGCAAGGGATTGCCTGGCAGTGGGTGCTGATTTTTTCGCCCCTGTGGGGAATGTTATTCATCTCCTTTGGTCTGGGGCCGGTGGTTACCCGTACCAGCGACTGGTTACCCGTGGTACGCAACGTGGCCGGGTTTGCCATCGGGGCCTTGGTGGCCTACCTGAGTCCCGTGTTTGGGGAACCCTCCCCCTCCAAAACCTGA
- the miaB gene encoding tRNA (N6-isopentenyl adenosine(37)-C2)-methylthiotransferase MiaB, producing the protein MSRHYHIVTFGCQMNRADSERMAGVLDDLGWQAVADENQADLILYNTCTIRDNAEQKVYSYLGRQAKRKHQNPGLTLVVAGCVAQQEGERLLRRVPELDVVMGPQYANRLADLLAQVEQGQQVVATEAIDILEDITKPRRDSRVSAWVNVIYGCNEHCTYCVVPQVRGKEQSRQPEAIKQEIISLAEQGYKEITLLGQNIDAYGRDLGTRPDGRYRMTLTDLLYHIHDVGGIERIRFVTSHPRYFTERLIQACAALPQVCEHFHIPFQSGDNGILRAMQRGYTREKYSQIISKIRHYLPDAAISADAIVGFPGETEAQFTQTLDLVAEIGFDQLNTAAYSPRPGTPAAKWDNQIPDEVKQDRLQRLNHLVAQVAAQRSQRYQGRVEEILIEGVNPKDPTQGMGRTRTNRLTFVAGETQVGRLVPVAITEVRAFSLTGMPVTSLSGAGQVG; encoded by the coding sequence ATGTCCCGTCATTATCACATTGTCACTTTTGGTTGCCAGATGAACCGTGCCGATTCGGAGCGCATGGCCGGGGTGTTGGATGACCTGGGCTGGCAGGCGGTGGCGGATGAAAACCAAGCGGATTTAATTCTGTACAATACCTGTACAATTCGGGATAATGCGGAGCAAAAAGTTTATTCCTACCTGGGGCGGCAGGCCAAACGCAAGCACCAAAATCCGGGGTTAACCCTGGTGGTGGCTGGGTGTGTGGCCCAGCAGGAGGGGGAACGGCTACTGCGGCGGGTGCCGGAATTGGATGTGGTCATGGGACCCCAGTATGCCAACCGCTTGGCGGATTTGCTCGCACAGGTAGAACAGGGACAGCAGGTGGTGGCTACGGAAGCCATTGATATTCTGGAGGACATTACCAAACCCCGGCGGGACAGTCGGGTGTCGGCCTGGGTGAATGTGATTTATGGGTGCAATGAACATTGTACCTACTGTGTCGTGCCCCAGGTGCGGGGGAAAGAGCAGTCCCGCCAGCCGGAAGCGATCAAACAGGAAATTATTAGCCTGGCAGAGCAGGGGTACAAAGAGATTACTTTATTAGGTCAAAATATTGACGCTTATGGGCGAGACTTGGGCACCCGTCCCGATGGCCGTTATCGGATGACGCTGACGGATTTGTTGTACCACATTCATGACGTGGGGGGAATTGAGCGGATTCGGTTTGTGACCAGCCATCCCCGTTATTTTACGGAGCGGTTGATCCAAGCCTGTGCGGCTTTGCCCCAGGTGTGTGAGCATTTTCACATTCCGTTTCAGTCCGGGGATAATGGGATTCTGCGGGCGATGCAAAGGGGCTACACCCGGGAAAAATATAGCCAAATTATTAGCAAAATTCGCCACTATCTCCCGGATGCGGCCATCAGTGCCGATGCAATCGTGGGGTTTCCCGGAGAAACAGAAGCCCAGTTCACCCAAACCTTAGATTTAGTGGCAGAAATTGGGTTTGACCAACTGAATACGGCGGCCTATTCCCCTCGCCCTGGTACGCCAGCGGCCAAGTGGGACAATCAAATTCCCGATGAGGTGAAACAAGACCGTTTGCAACGCTTAAATCATTTAGTGGCCCAGGTGGCGGCGCAACGCTCCCAACGCTACCAGGGGCGGGTCGAGGAAATTTTGATTGAAGGGGTGAACCCGAAAGACCCCACCCAGGGCATGGGACGCACTCGCACCAATCGGTTGACCTTTGTGGCGGGGGAAACCCAGGTGGGTCGTTTGGTACCGGTCGCCATTACCGAAGTGCGGGCGTTTAGCTTGACGGGGATGCCAGTGACCAGTCTTTCTGGGGCTGGACAAGTCGGTTAA
- a CDS encoding Uma2 family endonuclease — protein sequence MVTLQLRQLDVPPGQRLLIHGLQWSEFEAIMAEMGEKRASRLAYCDGVLEIRMPLPKHEREKSMLGDIVKILLEELAIDCECFGSTTFKRQEMNFGIEPDECFYIQNHHAMIGKNRLNLAIDPPPDLAIEVDVTSQTQVQAYTRLGVPELWVYGEAELTIYILQSGQYQRSECSSIFPNLPLLAWVPELLAQSITIGRSQALRTWRQKIRSLPLD from the coding sequence ATGGTCACCTTACAACTACGACAACTCGATGTTCCCCCCGGTCAACGCTTGTTAATTCATGGCCTGCAATGGTCTGAATTTGAGGCGATAATGGCGGAAATGGGCGAAAAACGAGCCAGCCGCCTTGCCTATTGTGATGGAGTTTTGGAGATTAGGATGCCATTACCCAAACATGAACGAGAGAAATCAATGCTGGGCGATATAGTTAAAATCCTGTTAGAAGAATTAGCCATTGACTGCGAGTGCTTTGGTTCAACCACATTCAAACGACAAGAAATGAACTTTGGCATTGAACCCGATGAATGTTTTTATATTCAAAATCATCATGCCATGATTGGTAAAAACCGGCTCAACTTAGCCATTGACCCCCCACCCGACCTCGCCATTGAAGTGGATGTGACTTCTCAGACCCAGGTGCAGGCTTATACCCGTTTGGGCGTGCCGGAACTATGGGTCTATGGGGAGGCTGAGCTAACCATTTATATCCTCCAATCGGGACAATATCAGCGTTCTGAGTGCAGTTCTATCTTCCCCAATCTGCCGCTTTTGGCCTGGGTGCCGGAACTCCTTGCCCAGAGTATCACCATCGGCAGAAGTCAAGCCCTACGCACCTGGCGCCAAAAAATTAGGTCGTTGCCCCTGGACTAG